A section of the Aneurinibacillus sp. REN35 genome encodes:
- the lon gene encoding endopeptidase La, translated as MGTTEKERQIPLLPLRGLLVFPGMVLHLDVGRAKSVKALEKAMVDDNLILLSTQEEVHIEEPEKEQIFLIGTVAKVKQMLKLPNGTIRVLVEGISRAKIEDYLQEDEYFEVQISYLDEEEELSPEIEALMRTVLANFEQYINLSKKIIPETFASVSDISEPGRLADIITSHLPLKIRDKQDILETISIKERLEKLLGILNNEREVLELERKIGQRVKKQMEKTQKEYYLREQMKAIQKELGDKEGRAGEVEELRKKLIEANPPENIIEKVERELERLEKTPPTSAEGNVIRTYIDWLIALPWDKRTEDNLDLYNAEKVLDEDHFGLEKAKERVLEYLAVQKLVNKLKGPILCLVGPPGVGKTSLARSVARALNREFVRISLGGVRDEAEIRGHRRTYVGAMPGRIIQGMKSAGTTNPVFLLDEIDKMSMDFRGDPGAALLEVLDPNQNDTFSDHYIEEPYDLSSVMFITTANAVHTIPRPLLDRMEMLYIPGYTEIEKLKIAQDYLLPKQMEEHGLGRDRLQVQEEALLKVVRQYTREAGVRNLNRMMETICRKAARMIVAGTKKRVVVTAKTLEDMLGKPKFRYGMAEVEDQIGAVTGLAWTEAGGDTLTIEVSVVPGKGKLTLTGKLGDVMKESAQAAFSYIRSRSKELNIDPEFHEKSDIHIHVPEGAIPKDGPSAGITMATALVSALSGVSVSREVAMTGEITLRGRVLPIGGLKEKALAAHRAGLKTIIMPKDNEKDIEEIPESVRNDLKFIPVEHLDQVLKVALMKVVKI; from the coding sequence ATGGGAACAACCGAAAAAGAGAGACAAATCCCTCTTCTCCCGTTGCGAGGATTGCTGGTGTTTCCGGGCATGGTTCTACATCTTGATGTAGGACGAGCCAAGTCGGTGAAAGCGCTAGAAAAAGCAATGGTGGATGATAACCTCATTCTCCTGTCTACGCAGGAAGAAGTGCACATCGAGGAGCCGGAGAAGGAGCAGATCTTTCTGATCGGCACCGTAGCTAAGGTAAAGCAAATGCTGAAGCTGCCCAATGGAACAATTCGCGTGCTTGTAGAAGGGATTAGCCGCGCCAAAATAGAGGATTATCTTCAGGAGGACGAATATTTCGAAGTCCAGATTTCATATCTTGACGAAGAGGAAGAACTGTCCCCTGAAATCGAGGCGCTTATGCGCACTGTACTCGCTAATTTTGAGCAGTACATTAATTTGTCTAAGAAGATTATTCCAGAGACCTTTGCCTCTGTGTCTGATATTTCGGAGCCGGGACGCCTCGCCGATATCATTACTTCCCATCTGCCGCTCAAGATTCGAGATAAACAGGATATTCTTGAAACCATCTCTATCAAAGAACGTCTTGAGAAGTTACTTGGCATTCTTAATAATGAGCGTGAAGTATTGGAATTAGAACGCAAGATTGGCCAGCGGGTGAAGAAGCAAATGGAAAAGACGCAGAAGGAATACTATCTGCGTGAACAGATGAAGGCGATTCAAAAAGAGCTGGGTGATAAAGAAGGACGCGCCGGTGAAGTAGAGGAACTGCGTAAAAAGCTCATAGAAGCCAATCCGCCTGAGAATATTATAGAGAAGGTAGAGCGTGAACTCGAACGTTTAGAGAAGACGCCTCCAACCAGCGCGGAAGGAAATGTTATTCGTACGTATATTGATTGGTTGATTGCCCTACCTTGGGACAAACGGACAGAAGACAATCTTGATCTGTACAATGCGGAAAAAGTGCTTGATGAAGATCATTTTGGACTAGAAAAAGCCAAGGAGCGCGTACTTGAATACTTGGCGGTGCAGAAGCTTGTAAATAAGCTTAAAGGACCAATCCTTTGCCTTGTAGGGCCTCCAGGTGTTGGGAAAACGTCGCTTGCTCGCTCGGTTGCTCGGGCGCTGAATCGTGAGTTTGTACGCATCTCGCTTGGCGGTGTACGCGATGAAGCCGAGATTCGCGGTCACCGACGGACATATGTAGGAGCCATGCCTGGCCGCATCATCCAGGGGATGAAATCGGCAGGAACGACAAATCCGGTCTTTTTATTGGATGAGATCGACAAGATGTCGATGGACTTCAGAGGAGATCCGGGAGCTGCCCTGCTTGAGGTGCTGGACCCAAACCAAAACGATACGTTTAGCGATCATTACATTGAAGAACCGTACGATCTCTCCTCTGTTATGTTTATTACGACGGCAAACGCGGTACATACGATTCCGCGTCCGCTGCTTGACCGGATGGAGATGCTCTATATCCCGGGCTATACGGAGATTGAAAAGCTGAAAATTGCGCAGGATTATTTGCTCCCGAAACAGATGGAGGAGCATGGACTTGGCCGCGATCGTCTACAGGTGCAGGAAGAAGCGCTGCTGAAGGTCGTGCGTCAATATACGCGTGAAGCCGGTGTGCGTAACCTCAATCGCATGATGGAGACGATCTGCCGCAAAGCTGCACGCATGATTGTAGCGGGTACGAAAAAGCGGGTGGTCGTTACCGCAAAAACGCTTGAGGATATGCTTGGCAAGCCTAAATTCCGCTACGGAATGGCCGAAGTGGAAGATCAGATCGGTGCAGTGACCGGATTGGCATGGACGGAAGCTGGTGGCGACACATTAACTATCGAAGTATCCGTGGTTCCAGGTAAAGGGAAGCTAACATTAACCGGAAAGCTGGGCGACGTGATGAAGGAATCTGCCCAAGCGGCCTTTAGCTACATCCGTTCCCGTTCGAAGGAGTTAAATATCGACCCTGAATTCCATGAGAAATCGGATATTCATATTCACGTACCTGAGGGTGCGATTCCGAAAGATGGTCCATCTGCGGGAATTACGATGGCGACTGCGCTTGTATCGGCATTGTCCGGCGTGTCCGTATCCCGCGAGGTAGCGATGACGGGCGAGATAACCCTTCGCGGCCGGGTGCTGCCGATCGGTGGACTGAAAGAAAAGGCATTGGCGGCGCACCGCGCCGGTCTGAAGACGATTATTATGCCGAAAGATAATGAAAAAGATATCGAAGAAATTCCGGAAAGCGTGCGAAATGATCTGAAGTTCATTCCTGTAGAACATCTTGATCAGGTGCTGAAAGTCGCGCTGATGAAGGTGGTCAAAATATGA
- the yihA gene encoding ribosome biogenesis GTP-binding protein YihA/YsxC: protein MKVTQAEFVISAVSPKQYPEGTLPELALAGRSNVGKSSFINKMINRKNLARTSSKPGKTQTLNYYLINKDLYFVDLPGYGYAKVSKTEKAKWGPMMEEYLRSRTQLKAVLHVVDIRHQPTKDDQGMFEYLKHYDIPIIVVATKADKVPRGKWQKHMKEIRTALGMEKEDTMILFSAETGMGKDEAWSAIWKKINEAKEREKVQAQSASLAETEE from the coding sequence ATGAAAGTAACACAGGCTGAATTTGTGATTAGTGCCGTTTCTCCAAAACAATATCCAGAAGGGACCCTGCCGGAGTTGGCGCTGGCAGGGCGTTCTAATGTCGGGAAGTCTTCCTTTATTAATAAGATGATTAACCGAAAAAATCTGGCGCGTACATCATCTAAACCTGGGAAAACGCAGACGCTTAATTATTATTTAATTAACAAAGACTTGTATTTTGTCGATTTGCCGGGATATGGATACGCCAAAGTATCCAAAACAGAGAAGGCAAAATGGGGTCCGATGATGGAGGAGTATCTGCGATCAAGAACACAGCTTAAAGCCGTGCTTCATGTAGTAGATATTCGTCATCAACCAACAAAAGATGATCAGGGAATGTTTGAATATCTTAAGCATTATGATATTCCAATCATTGTTGTTGCTACGAAAGCGGATAAAGTTCCGCGCGGTAAATGGCAGAAGCATATGAAAGAGATCCGTACCGCCCTCGGCATGGAAAAAGAGGATACGATGATTCTCTTCTCTGCTGAGACAGGGATGGGAAAAGATGAAGCCTGGTCTGCCATCTGGAAGAAGATTAATGAGGCGAAAGAGCGGGAAAAAGTGCAAGCCCAATCCGCATCGCTTGCCGAAACAGAAGAATAA
- a CDS encoding DMT family transporter: MKKSMIADGILLLVALVWGATFVIVQNAIATLPPLTFNGIRFFLASVFLFLFLLLFYRVQLKQLNGKLILSGIILGVWLFSGYAFQTIGLLYTSSSKAGFITGLSVVLVPVFALFLLKQRPKIPAVIGITLATVGLYLLTLGDALNVNQGDLLVFMGAVSFAFQIIFTGRYAPHFPSLALAFVQILTVAVLSGGSAFFFEDWRTTLTWEALTTPIIYWALLVTAIPATALAFLAQTECQRFTTATRVALIFAMEPVFAAVTAYLFNEEVLGGRALVGCLFIFIGMILAELQPDQVTAWIKRRKTSFQTLNK; this comes from the coding sequence TTGAAAAAGTCTATGATTGCAGATGGAATTTTATTACTTGTAGCGCTTGTATGGGGAGCAACGTTTGTCATTGTACAGAATGCGATCGCTACGCTACCTCCGCTTACCTTTAATGGAATACGCTTTTTTTTAGCCTCCGTTTTTTTGTTTTTATTTTTATTGTTGTTTTACCGTGTACAGCTTAAGCAGTTGAACGGTAAGCTCATCTTATCCGGCATCATCTTGGGGGTGTGGTTATTCTCTGGATATGCTTTTCAGACGATTGGTCTCTTGTATACGAGTTCATCTAAAGCCGGCTTCATTACCGGGCTCTCTGTCGTCCTTGTACCGGTATTCGCCTTATTTCTTCTAAAGCAGCGACCAAAAATACCGGCAGTAATCGGTATTACGCTTGCTACCGTCGGTCTGTACTTATTAACATTAGGAGACGCATTAAATGTCAATCAAGGGGATCTACTCGTATTTATGGGGGCTGTTTCGTTTGCGTTTCAGATTATCTTTACTGGACGCTATGCTCCGCATTTTCCCTCTCTGGCATTAGCATTCGTGCAAATCCTTACGGTAGCCGTGCTAAGCGGAGGGTCCGCCTTTTTCTTTGAAGATTGGCGGACTACGTTGACATGGGAAGCACTTACAACTCCTATTATCTATTGGGCATTATTGGTTACCGCCATACCTGCAACGGCGCTTGCCTTTTTGGCACAAACTGAGTGTCAGCGCTTTACGACAGCCACACGTGTCGCGCTGATCTTCGCTATGGAGCCTGTTTTTGCAGCGGTTACCGCTTATCTGTTCAACGAAGAAGTGCTTGGCGGGCGGGCGCTTGTAGGCTGCTTATTCATCTTTATCGGTATGATTCTCGCAGAACTTCAGCCCGATCAGGTTACAGCTTGGATAAAGCGGCGGAAAACTTCCTTTCAGACACTAAATAAATAA
- a CDS encoding methyl-accepting chemotaxis protein encodes MENLLKTRSARSGLAKVQRVAKRIEPILRKASSLEHCTEEIRRIMDDELAQDEYFVFVDAEGRGLLHTNRLREGTLFNDSVGRKAATTNEALLQLYERNTGEILIDASCPIIQLADGRRYNLRMGRLVHKPFLTPAIYGLGVTPSVVMVGAGMAIGERTLGFLICAALSLLVGILGATWLHFQIQKRLREWYRVTRSISAGNLTVSAPRHGRNEFAQMGYELNKIVIGTRDIIRELATSAEVTQEVSAHQAVESRELAEAFEQMSEMMRTFREGTEGQLGSLEELRAMMTQMMDEVNRMQEHMDGTRQLSAQVTEISKRGTTAVEDSEVQMKQIESAVEDSMRTITQVSKSTEEMMKKVSSITQIARQTNMLALNASIEAARAGESGRGFAVVAGEIRNLSESTSAFAKDILETLEEARNQAIQAAKKAAVSVTAIEKGVQVSKIAGEAIQEMTSAADHTRHRISATYEVANQVLTDICEIEKIIANLTGIAEQFTESMTKGAAAVSEKVIGVQQLAKDAEILSEQSGTLHKVVKRFSI; translated from the coding sequence ATGGAAAATCTGCTGAAGACGCGCAGTGCCCGTTCAGGGCTTGCTAAAGTACAGCGTGTGGCTAAACGAATCGAGCCAATTCTTCGTAAAGCCAGTTCACTTGAACACTGCACAGAAGAGATTCGGCGCATCATGGATGATGAATTGGCACAGGATGAATACTTTGTATTTGTAGATGCAGAAGGTCGTGGATTGCTGCATACGAACCGTCTACGGGAGGGTACGTTATTTAATGATTCAGTTGGCAGGAAAGCGGCGACTACGAATGAGGCGCTTCTTCAATTATATGAGCGCAATACAGGTGAGATCTTGATCGATGCTTCCTGCCCGATTATTCAGTTAGCAGATGGCAGACGATATAATTTGAGAATGGGCCGTTTGGTACATAAGCCGTTTCTTACCCCGGCCATATATGGTTTAGGCGTGACGCCTTCTGTTGTTATGGTAGGTGCAGGAATGGCGATAGGAGAGCGAACCCTTGGATTTCTTATCTGCGCTGCTCTTTCCTTGCTTGTTGGTATCCTTGGTGCTACCTGGCTGCATTTTCAGATCCAAAAAAGGTTAAGAGAATGGTACCGTGTCACGCGCAGCATTTCTGCGGGCAATCTGACTGTTTCGGCTCCGCGTCACGGAAGAAATGAATTTGCCCAGATGGGATATGAGCTAAATAAAATTGTAATCGGAACACGCGATATTATTCGTGAATTGGCCACATCGGCAGAAGTAACACAGGAAGTTAGCGCCCATCAAGCGGTTGAATCGAGAGAATTAGCTGAGGCATTTGAACAGATGTCAGAGATGATGCGCACTTTTCGCGAAGGAACTGAAGGGCAACTTGGCTCACTTGAAGAACTTCGTGCCATGATGACACAGATGATGGATGAAGTGAACCGAATGCAAGAGCATATGGATGGGACAAGGCAGCTCTCAGCACAGGTAACGGAGATATCCAAGCGAGGCACAACTGCGGTGGAGGATTCGGAAGTCCAGATGAAGCAGATCGAGAGTGCGGTCGAAGATTCGATGCGCACGATAACACAGGTGTCAAAAAGTACGGAAGAGATGATGAAGAAAGTATCATCCATCACTCAAATCGCACGTCAGACGAATATGCTAGCACTCAACGCATCAATTGAAGCCGCCCGTGCTGGAGAAAGCGGCCGAGGCTTTGCTGTAGTCGCAGGAGAAATCCGTAACCTTTCAGAAAGTACATCGGCATTTGCAAAAGATATTCTAGAGACATTAGAGGAAGCACGAAATCAAGCAATACAGGCCGCTAAGAAAGCGGCTGTTAGTGTTACTGCCATTGAGAAAGGGGTTCAGGTCAGCAAGATTGCCGGCGAAGCCATTCAGGAGATGACAAGTGCCGCCGATCATACAAGACACCGTATTAGTGCTACGTATGAGGTCGCTAACCAGGTTCTTACGGACATATGTGAAATCGAGAAGATTATTGCCAATCTAACCGGAATTGCTGAGCAGTTTACGGAATCAATGACAAAAGGTGCTGCAGCGGTAAGTGAGAAGGTTATAGGTGTTCAGCAATTAGCTAAGGATGCTGAGATTCTATCGGAGCAGTCAGGAACGCTTCATAAAGTGGTAAAAAGGTTCTCAATATAA
- a CDS encoding Ppx/GppA phosphatase family protein, with translation MEKYSAVIDMGSNSVRLVIYYEAEEGAWYEVDNIKNTIRLSSFLTEQNEITEQGITEVLRVLYQYRQLCTARSVSSITGVATAAVRNASNRQAVLQRIEEATGFTFRVLSGEEEAYYGYLAVINTMNVSEGFTIDIGGASSELVRFSERKLVASHSFPFGAVTLTRQFFRSGTPTDAELLTLEKYLQEQFAAYPWAKQEGYALIGMGGTARNVAKIQQKLIRYPFASLHHYQLKKYQVDGVFHYLKERSHVQMQGVEGLSKERADIIIAGTLIIKVLLEHIGSTCFLISDKGLRDGVYMESQLQARSSEVVEDVIEEGVQALMINYKVNRSHARHVDRLCRTMFMQLSQEALHSYGSEELRLLSVAARLHDIGRTINLGEWQQHTFYLMVHVVLPGLTHRQRLLAALLASYKSAKRMQQLAATYESMLSEADLQLVEQLGLLLLMSRALDRTESQQVASITFIRKDGAVILRCRGRIDEHSLEAQTLDEYRKKFKKQFGLPLRIEWL, from the coding sequence ATGGAAAAATACAGTGCAGTCATCGATATGGGTTCCAACTCAGTTCGCCTTGTCATTTATTATGAGGCGGAAGAAGGAGCATGGTATGAAGTCGATAACATAAAAAACACCATTCGTCTCAGTTCCTTTCTTACAGAGCAAAATGAAATCACTGAACAAGGAATAACTGAAGTACTGCGGGTGCTATATCAATATCGACAGTTGTGTACAGCCCGCTCTGTCTCTTCTATAACCGGTGTAGCAACAGCCGCAGTACGAAACGCAAGCAATAGGCAGGCCGTTCTACAGCGGATTGAAGAGGCAACCGGGTTTACATTTCGCGTGTTATCGGGGGAAGAAGAAGCGTACTACGGCTATTTGGCTGTCATCAATACGATGAATGTATCAGAAGGCTTTACGATAGATATTGGAGGAGCGAGTTCAGAACTTGTTAGGTTTTCAGAGCGAAAGCTTGTCGCAAGCCATAGCTTTCCCTTCGGTGCCGTAACGCTGACCCGCCAATTCTTCCGCAGTGGCACACCAACCGATGCAGAGCTTTTGACCCTTGAGAAATATTTACAAGAGCAGTTTGCGGCCTATCCCTGGGCAAAGCAAGAAGGATATGCATTAATCGGAATGGGAGGGACCGCACGCAACGTAGCAAAAATTCAGCAAAAACTGATACGGTATCCGTTTGCCAGCCTGCATCATTATCAGCTAAAGAAATACCAAGTCGATGGTGTATTTCATTATCTTAAGGAACGCTCACATGTACAGATGCAGGGAGTAGAAGGACTGTCGAAAGAACGAGCGGATATTATTATCGCAGGTACTCTTATTATCAAGGTACTGCTTGAGCATATCGGAAGTACTTGTTTTCTTATCAGTGACAAGGGCTTGCGTGACGGTGTATATATGGAATCCCAGCTTCAAGCCCGCAGCAGCGAAGTAGTGGAGGATGTTATAGAAGAAGGCGTACAAGCGCTTATGATCAATTATAAGGTGAACAGATCCCACGCGCGGCATGTGGATCGTTTATGCCGAACAATGTTTATGCAGCTATCGCAGGAAGCATTGCATTCATACGGTAGCGAAGAACTTCGTCTGCTGAGCGTGGCGGCCCGCCTGCATGATATTGGCCGCACGATCAATCTGGGGGAGTGGCAGCAGCATACATTTTATTTGATGGTGCATGTTGTTCTGCCGGGGCTGACACATAGACAGCGCCTGCTGGCTGCGCTTTTGGCCTCCTATAAAAGCGCCAAGCGGATGCAGCAGCTTGCGGCCACGTATGAGTCCATGCTCTCAGAGGCAGATTTGCAGTTGGTCGAGCAATTGGGCCTGCTTTTGCTTATGTCACGCGCGCTTGATCGGACAGAGAGCCAGCAGGTAGCGAGCATAACGTTTATACGTAAAGACGGTGCGGTTATCCTGCGCTGTCGAGGACGGATTGATGAACATTCTCTAGAGGCGCAGACACTTGACGAATACAGAAAAAAATTCAAAAAGCAATTTGGTCTACCGCTCCGTATTGAGTGGTTATAA
- a CDS encoding RNA degradosome polyphosphate kinase — protein sequence MGEITVVNEGSKKINFDNTSYYINRELSWLAFNRRVLEEAVDSNNPVLERLKFLAISSSNLDEFFMVRVGSMKDQEKHGVTTPENKAGMTPRQQLNAISRETHDMVHTQYELLHHEIIPLLAEQGISFLKPEDITDEQQKFLRTYFYDRIYPVLTPMAVDASRPFPMLLNKSVNLAVMLESEKDGKNKVLFAVVQVPSVLPRYIQLPSTEGIAQFLLLEDVICHYVDFLFKGNRILSVKPFRITRNADLTLDEEGAEDLLKEIQKELKKRRWGAAVRLEVTRDMDSYMKSILQESLEIESCDIYEVPGPIDLTFWMKFCSLPGYNELRYQTLTPQPPADFIGENNIFEAIAHKDILVHHPFESFDPVVHFVKQAAEDPNVLAIKQTLYRVSGDSPIVTALSKAAENGKQVTVLVELKARFDEENNIVWAKKLEKAGCHVIYGLVGLKTHCKVTLVVRQEGQKLIRYVHLGTGNYNDSTARLYTDLGMFTCDEQFGIDASYIFNHLSGYSKPPKWKKIEVAPNGLRNKILQLIDNEIAKSTAENPGRIILKMNSLTDKKLIKALFKASAAGVQIDMIIRGICCLRPGIPGVSENIRVRSIVDRFLEHSRIFYFQNGGDERIYLSSADWMTRNMERRVEIMFPIEVESLKRRVKEVLHLQLQDNVKARVLNSEGVYTSVQPAAGEKRVHSQLQLHDLAVKNTKKIRQTPYMKQLKPKTHVEEV from the coding sequence ATGGGGGAAATCACAGTTGTGAACGAGGGGAGCAAGAAAATTAATTTTGACAACACTTCCTATTATATCAATCGGGAGTTAAGCTGGCTTGCGTTTAATCGCCGTGTACTCGAAGAAGCGGTCGATTCAAATAACCCGGTGTTGGAGCGGCTTAAGTTTCTTGCCATCAGCAGCTCGAACTTAGATGAATTCTTTATGGTTCGTGTCGGGTCAATGAAGGATCAGGAGAAGCATGGCGTGACGACGCCGGAGAACAAGGCGGGGATGACACCAAGGCAGCAGTTAAATGCGATATCCCGTGAAACGCATGATATGGTACATACGCAATATGAGCTGCTGCACCATGAAATCATTCCGTTGTTGGCCGAGCAGGGCATCTCATTTTTAAAGCCGGAAGACATAACGGACGAGCAGCAGAAGTTTTTGCGGACCTATTTCTATGATCGGATCTATCCGGTGCTTACACCGATGGCAGTAGATGCAAGTCGACCATTTCCAATGCTGTTGAATAAAAGCGTGAACTTGGCCGTAATGCTTGAGAGCGAGAAAGACGGAAAGAATAAAGTGCTGTTTGCTGTTGTGCAAGTACCATCCGTTCTTCCCCGCTACATCCAGCTTCCGAGCACAGAAGGCATAGCCCAATTTCTTCTGCTAGAGGATGTCATTTGCCATTACGTTGATTTTCTTTTTAAAGGCAATCGGATTCTTTCAGTCAAGCCGTTTCGGATTACGCGCAATGCCGACTTAACGCTTGATGAAGAGGGCGCAGAAGATCTTCTTAAGGAGATTCAGAAAGAATTAAAAAAGCGGCGTTGGGGAGCGGCTGTGCGTTTAGAAGTTACTCGTGATATGGATAGCTACATGAAGAGCATTCTACAGGAGTCGCTAGAAATTGAATCGTGTGATATCTATGAGGTGCCTGGACCGATTGATTTAACATTCTGGATGAAATTCTGCTCCTTACCGGGATATAATGAACTGCGTTATCAGACCCTTACGCCGCAGCCACCGGCTGATTTTATTGGAGAAAATAATATTTTTGAGGCCATTGCCCATAAAGATATTCTTGTGCACCATCCGTTTGAATCATTCGATCCGGTCGTTCACTTCGTTAAGCAAGCTGCTGAAGATCCGAATGTGCTGGCGATTAAGCAAACATTGTATCGAGTCAGCGGTGATTCACCAATCGTAACGGCGCTCTCCAAAGCGGCCGAAAACGGAAAGCAAGTGACCGTCTTGGTTGAGTTAAAGGCGAGATTCGATGAGGAAAATAACATTGTATGGGCTAAAAAATTAGAGAAAGCGGGCTGCCACGTAATCTATGGGCTGGTCGGATTAAAGACCCATTGTAAAGTTACACTGGTGGTGCGGCAGGAAGGCCAGAAGCTTATTCGCTACGTACATCTTGGGACTGGAAACTATAATGATTCTACAGCACGGTTGTATACTGACCTTGGTATGTTTACATGCGATGAGCAGTTCGGTATTGATGCTTCATATATCTTTAATCATTTATCCGGCTATTCGAAGCCACCGAAGTGGAAAAAAATCGAGGTAGCACCGAACGGACTGCGTAATAAGATTTTGCAGCTAATCGATAATGAGATTGCAAAAAGTACAGCCGAAAATCCGGGACGTATCATTCTTAAGATGAACTCGCTCACAGATAAAAAGCTGATTAAGGCGCTGTTCAAGGCTTCGGCTGCCGGTGTTCAGATTGATATGATTATCCGCGGTATCTGCTGCCTGCGTCCCGGCATTCCGGGAGTCAGTGAGAATATTCGCGTTCGCAGTATCGTTGATCGTTTTCTTGAACATTCGCGTATTTTTTATTTTCAGAACGGCGGGGATGAACGAATCTATCTCTCGAGTGCGGATTGGATGACGCGCAATATGGAACGCCGTGTCGAGATTATGTTCCCGATTGAAGTCGAATCATTGAAAAGACGCGTCAAAGAAGTGTTGCACCTGCAGCTTCAGGATAATGTAAAGGCAAGGGTATTGAATTCAGAGGGGGTCTATACGAGCGTACAGCCCGCCGCAGGAGAGAAGCGGGTGCATAGCCAGCTTCAACTTCATGATTTGGCGGTGAAGAATACGAAAAAAATTCGTCAGACACCGTACATGAAGCAATTGAAACCTAAAACGCATGTAGAAGAAGTATAG
- the hemA gene encoding glutamyl-tRNA reductase — protein sequence MHILTIGLNYRTAPVEIRERFAFLEQDKPEALAKLQHTKSILECVIVGTCNRTEIYAVVDQLHTGRHFTKNYLAEWFGVPREEFIDHIYIKENDAAVQHLFRVACGLDSMVLGETQILGQIKDAFAMSQAAGATGTVFNKLFQQAITLAKRAHSETEINKNAVSTSYAAIELGKKVFGYFNDKTVLVLGAGKMSELTAKHLHSNGAARVIVANRTYERAAMLAEKFRGVAMPMEQLQDALLLADIVISSTGSDDYVITKRDVESTMRKRRHRPLFMIDIAVPRDLDPAINEIDGVYLYDIDDLEGIVEANMRERVREAEKVGMMIGEELVAFKAWLNTLGVGPLISALREKLLTHQQEAMRNIEKKCPELTEKEVRMINKQTRSLINQIMHDPIVRLKEMSGQPEADEALDMFIKLFALEGSFETAEQEVEEKEASYIPIRHRRVLTEQQAF from the coding sequence ATGCACATTCTAACAATCGGATTAAATTACCGTACGGCCCCGGTCGAAATCCGTGAGCGTTTTGCATTTCTGGAGCAGGACAAGCCGGAAGCATTAGCAAAACTGCAGCATACAAAGAGCATACTAGAGTGCGTAATTGTTGGCACCTGCAACCGAACTGAAATTTATGCGGTCGTCGATCAATTGCACACAGGCCGTCACTTTACGAAGAATTATCTAGCAGAGTGGTTTGGCGTACCGCGCGAAGAATTCATCGACCATATTTATATTAAAGAAAACGATGCGGCAGTGCAGCACCTGTTCCGGGTAGCATGTGGGCTTGATTCCATGGTGCTTGGCGAGACGCAGATTCTTGGACAGATTAAAGATGCTTTTGCAATGTCACAGGCAGCAGGCGCAACCGGTACGGTATTCAATAAGCTGTTTCAGCAGGCGATTACGCTGGCGAAACGCGCTCACTCTGAAACAGAGATTAATAAAAATGCTGTATCAACAAGCTATGCAGCAATTGAACTTGGCAAGAAGGTATTTGGTTATTTTAACGATAAAACGGTTCTAGTACTTGGAGCCGGGAAGATGAGCGAGTTGACTGCAAAACATCTTCATTCAAACGGTGCAGCCCGTGTAATTGTAGCGAACCGCACATATGAGCGTGCTGCGATGCTCGCAGAGAAATTCCGCGGGGTAGCTATGCCGATGGAGCAGTTGCAAGATGCGCTCCTGCTCGCTGATATTGTAATTAGTTCGACAGGCTCGGATGATTATGTGATAACAAAGCGTGATGTAGAGTCGACGATGCGCAAGCGTCGCCACCGTCCGCTGTTTATGATTGATATTGCCGTGCCGCGTGATCTTGATCCAGCAATCAATGAGATAGACGGTGTCTATCTGTATGATATTGATGATCTTGAAGGTATTGTGGAAGCTAATATGCGTGAGAGAGTGCGGGAAGCTGAAAAAGTAGGCATGATGATCGGTGAAGAACTGGTTGCCTTTAAAGCATGGCTCAATACGCTAGGTGTCGGCCCTCTTATTAGCGCGCTGCGCGAGAAGCTGCTTACACACCAGCAGGAAGCGATGCGAAATATTGAGAAGAAGTGTCCAGAGCTAACAGAGAAGGAAGTTCGCATGATCAATAAGCAGACGCGCAGTCTGATTAACCAGATTATGCACGACCCGATCGTACGTCTTAAAGAAATGTCCGGACAGCCGGAAGCAGACGAAGCATTGGATATGTTCATCAAGCTATTTGCGCTTGAAGGTTCCTTCGAAACGGCGGAGCAGGAAGTTGAAGAGAAAGAAGCTTCATACATTCCGATTCGTCACCGTCGTGTGCTGACCGAACAGCAAGCTTTCTAG